AAAAATATAGCCAAGGAAAAATTGTTGACCCAATAATAAATTGTCTTGGCAATTCGGAAAATCCTGATGCTGAAGATGCTCTTATCTATATTTTGGAAAATTATAAATCTGACTGGTCAATTATTCAGGCAAATGCGACTTTGCACACTGCAGGTACACGAAAGTGTATTCCTTATCTTGAAAAAAAGTTAAATGAAAAGAGCCAAGATTTAGCAGGTTCAGCATTTTTAGCTCTGATTAGACATGCAGACAAAAGAGAATCCAATCTATTTATAGGGCAGCTTTTAAATGGCAAGGATAGACACAGCGCAATGGAAGGCATATTTATGCATTCCGGCATTGAAGCAGTTCCTGCCGTAATTGAGCGGATAAAAAAGAAGACTGCATCAAAAAGAGCGACCGATGGGAATTGCTACTTCTATCCAACTGAAAATGATATAACCCTCGGGCTGAAATTTCTAAACCGGTATAAACAAGAAAGTATTGATATTCAGCAATTATTTGATTTTTTATTGACCAAACGTCGTGACAAATTGTTTGAAGATGAATTAAAAACTCTAGAAGAAATTGTAAAATAAAACTACAGCTAACATTGGTATTTGCAAAAGCTGGGCAGACGGAAGTCGATTTCCCAGCCTTCGCAAATACCTGCCCGTTACTTTATCAAGTCTTGTATCTCTGGTACGCCTTCAATTAAATTCATTTTCCGCATTATATCATTGTAACAGTTAGACACATATAGTAAGGTTTTCTTAAGCGCTGATTTCAAGCTTATATCCCTTACCGCGTATGACAACAATCCTGATATTGGGATCAAACTCCAGTTTTTTTCTAAGTTTTGAAATAAACATGTCCAGACTGCGACCTACTATAACACCTTCATCTTCCCATATCTCTTTTTGCAGCCTGCTTCGCTCTATAGCTTCGTTAGGAGACGACGCGAAAATGCTTAGTACACGGGTCTCTGTTTTGGTCAAGTCTATAGTCTTTCCGTTTGCCATTAGCTTACGAGTCTCCGTATTAAACAACATTGCCCCTAAAGTAAATATACCAGTATGCTGACTGTCAGGTAAATCCTTCCGTGGCTTAACAGGTCTTAAAAAAATAAATCCAACCAATGCTAAAACTATCAGGCTGCCCAGAAGATATCCATTCTTTGCTGTAATTATTCCTGTCGGTTTGAATTTAATATTAATCATGTAACACGCTATGGGTTGCCTTCTTCCTATACAGGCAACAATATCATCTTTCTTATTTTTTGATATAGCATATCCATAAGCTACACCGGCATTGGCACAGTTCAGTACATTAACAACGTAATCACTTGCAAGCGGGTCCTGCGCTAACAAACGTTGAGTAGTATTTACCAGGAATTCGGGTTGAAAAGTAAACGCATTCTCAAAGCTGATCTGGTATTCATTTTCGGTGATTTTTTTTACCGGTAGTACCCGTGATGTACTGTCGCCCGATTGAAGGAGTATTTCATGTCCGATTCGGCGAAGCAAAATTTCTCTTCGGGCAAAATCAAAATTATCGCTGCCGGTTATGCTGAAAGCCACGCAGATTATAGTGATAAACAATAGTATTAATATTCCGCCCATGTACTTATGCTTTATGGACAGGGAATTTCTTCTAACAAGCATAATGTAAAGATATTATTTACAGAGTTTACACTATTATTTACAATACAGGTTCCTTTGCCTAAACACTATCAAAGTATTTTTGTAGCACCAACTGTAAAAGGATACGAAAAACTAAAGAGGTCCTTTAAATGGATCTGATTTATCAAAACTGTATTATTTAAAACTACAAAAAATATGAAAAAAGTTATTTATGCGCTGATCTTACTGCCGGTTGTGGTAAGCGGACTAGTATTTGCTAATCGTGAAATTAAAAATGAAAGTTCTAAAAAACCAACTCAAAAACCACTCTCTGCTGCCGAAAGGGAAGTAGCTGTAAAACAATGGGAGGCTACTCCTGGTGGCATAGCATATACAAAATGGAAAGTTTCTCCCGAAGGTGAAAAAGTACTTGCCAGTGCTGCTAAGCTAGGGAAATATATTAGTGATTCCACCAGTATGGAGGCTGTTGTAACCTCTCTTTCTCTTCCGCCAGGCTCACGCTTAGGTTTCGGAGTGATGGTCACAATCAATGGAGATGATTATATTCTTAGTTTTGGACTAGAAAACTCTAATGAATTTCAGCAGTTGCATAGCCTGAAAGTCAACGACAAAATAATTATAAGAAGCCATAGTGTATCGCACGCTCCCAAATATTCATATCCAATAGTATCGTGCGACTATGTAGAACAAGATAGTAAGATGCTTTATAAACGAGCCCTTCGTAAAGACGGCTGCTGAGTAAAGTTATGAAGGAAAGATCTTTACGGAGCTTAAAGAGGGCTTCAAATCAATATTTTACTTTTTGGATAATTGAGACTATCGTTCTTTATTGCCACCACTTTATAAATACTTCAATATTATTTAATCAACGCCTGTATCTCCGG
The Ferruginibacter albus DNA segment above includes these coding regions:
- a CDS encoding HEAT repeat domain-containing protein — encoded protein: MELIDTIDENDRSYDNVGVIHELQQFIERSTDIKKIRKAYLILGNIGRNKTLPELTNYFIQKVIVESNTDIKGYIYIAIAWQKKTVDVNIKPLFDLLKKYSQGKIVDPIINCLGNSENPDAEDALIYILENYKSDWSIIQANATLHTAGTRKCIPYLEKKLNEKSQDLAGSAFLALIRHADKRESNLFIGQLLNGKDRHSAMEGIFMHSGIEAVPAVIERIKKKTASKRATDGNCYFYPTENDITLGLKFLNRYKQESIDIQQLFDFLLTKRRDKLFEDELKTLEEIVK
- a CDS encoding winged helix-turn-helix domain-containing protein, with protein sequence MGGILILLFITIICVAFSITGSDNFDFARREILLRRIGHEILLQSGDSTSRVLPVKKITENEYQISFENAFTFQPEFLVNTTQRLLAQDPLASDYVVNVLNCANAGVAYGYAISKNKKDDIVACIGRRQPIACYMINIKFKPTGIITAKNGYLLGSLIVLALVGFIFLRPVKPRKDLPDSQHTGIFTLGAMLFNTETRKLMANGKTIDLTKTETRVLSIFASSPNEAIERSRLQKEIWEDEGVIVGRSLDMFISKLRKKLEFDPNIRIVVIRGKGYKLEISA